A single window of Cytobacillus dafuensis DNA harbors:
- a CDS encoding deoxynucleoside kinase: MKVAPFITVEGPIGVGKTSLAKAISDHYQFTLLKEIVDENPFLGKFYENIEEWSFQTEMFFLCNRYKQLVDIHNHYLKNNEPVTADYHIFKNLIFAGRSLNKTEYDKYLKIYEILTADMPKPNMVIYLHASLETLLKRIKLRGREIEKNISPLYLEQLSLDYESAISEFEAQHPEVPVLRFNGDNLDFVKNKDDLNYIFDTLNQSFKKGSIQS; this comes from the coding sequence ATGAAAGTAGCACCTTTTATTACGGTTGAGGGGCCAATTGGCGTAGGAAAAACATCGCTGGCAAAAGCAATTTCCGACCATTATCAATTTACTTTGCTTAAAGAAATAGTAGATGAAAATCCATTTCTAGGTAAGTTCTATGAAAACATAGAGGAATGGAGCTTTCAAACAGAAATGTTTTTCCTCTGCAACCGTTACAAGCAGTTAGTTGATATACATAACCATTATTTGAAAAATAATGAACCTGTCACGGCTGACTATCATATTTTTAAAAATTTAATTTTTGCAGGGCGTTCCTTAAATAAAACCGAATACGATAAGTATTTAAAAATATATGAGATTTTAACGGCTGATATGCCGAAACCCAATATGGTTATTTATTTACATGCCAGCCTTGAGACACTGCTAAAGCGCATTAAGCTTAGAGGACGGGAAATTGAAAAAAATATTAGCCCTCTCTACTTGGAGCAGCTTTCGTTGGATTATGAAAGCGCCATTAGCGAATTCGAAGCCCAACATCCAGAAGTGCCAGTTCTTCGATTCAATGGTGATAACTTAGATTTTGTAAAAAACAAGGATGATCTAAACTATATATTTGACACTTTAAACCAATCATTTAAAAAAGGGAGCATACAATCATGA
- a CDS encoding D-alanyl-D-alanine carboxypeptidase family protein, which yields MMVIGLFPSLNKAHAEDILNINGDAAILVEAETGKVLYSKNADQVLGIASMTKMMTEYLLLEAIEEGKVKWDQEYSVSEYVWKISHDTNLSNVPLRRDGKYNIRELYQAMTIYSANAATIAIAETIAGSEKNFVKMMNEKAEELGLEDYKFVNSTGLNNKDLKGNFHTGTEEEENVMSARATAKLASALINRFPEVLETTSIPKMTFREGTEDAINMENWNWMLPGLVYGFEGVDGLKTGTTDFAGYCFTGTAERNGTRYITVVMNAKDDSGKGSYKSRFDETKKMLNYAFSNFSKEEIVPANYEVKGKKTLPVTKGKEDKVKIHTKDPITMVLKSGEKENYKPKLVLDKKKLNEKGELTAPIKKGEKVGTLTIESPNDKDLEFLSEDGKSNITVDVVAADDVEKANWFVLMMRGIGSFFGNVWGGISSTVQGWFS from the coding sequence ATGATGGTAATAGGGCTTTTTCCTAGCTTAAATAAAGCCCATGCAGAAGATATTTTAAATATCAATGGAGATGCTGCTATTTTAGTAGAAGCAGAGACCGGAAAGGTATTATATTCAAAAAATGCTGATCAAGTATTAGGGATCGCAAGTATGACGAAAATGATGACGGAATATCTTCTTCTTGAAGCTATTGAAGAGGGAAAAGTGAAGTGGGATCAGGAATATTCCGTTAGCGAATATGTCTGGAAGATTTCTCATGATACGAATTTATCAAATGTTCCATTGCGTAGAGATGGTAAATATAATATTCGTGAATTGTATCAGGCAATGACGATTTATTCAGCCAATGCTGCGACCATTGCTATTGCTGAAACGATTGCTGGGTCAGAAAAAAACTTTGTGAAAATGATGAATGAAAAAGCGGAAGAGCTTGGTTTAGAGGATTATAAATTTGTTAATTCAACCGGCTTAAATAATAAAGATTTAAAAGGAAATTTCCATACTGGAACTGAAGAAGAAGAAAATGTTATGTCAGCACGTGCAACAGCTAAGCTGGCATCAGCTCTAATTAATAGATTTCCAGAAGTATTAGAAACAACTAGTATTCCAAAGATGACCTTCAGAGAAGGTACTGAAGATGCTATTAATATGGAGAACTGGAACTGGATGCTTCCAGGCCTAGTCTATGGTTTTGAAGGTGTAGATGGGCTAAAAACAGGAACGACAGATTTTGCGGGGTATTGCTTTACAGGTACTGCAGAGAGAAATGGCACCCGTTATATTACGGTGGTTATGAATGCTAAGGATGATAGTGGAAAAGGGTCTTACAAATCGCGTTTTGATGAGACAAAGAAAATGCTCAATTATGCCTTTAGCAATTTTAGTAAAGAAGAGATTGTACCAGCGAATTATGAAGTAAAGGGCAAAAAGACTTTACCAGTAACGAAAGGTAAAGAAGATAAGGTAAAGATTCATACAAAAGATCCAATCACGATGGTCTTAAAAAGCGGAGAAAAAGAAAATTATAAACCGAAGCTAGTACTTGATAAAAAGAAATTAAATGAAAAAGGCGAATTGACTGCACCAATTAAAAAAGGTGAAAAAGTTGGTACGTTAACAATTGAATCTCCGAATGATAAGGATTTGGAATTTTTATCTGAAGATGGAAAAAGTAATATTACAGTAGATGTTGTTGCTGCTGACGATGTTGAAAAAGCGAACTGGTTTGTGCTTATGATGCGTGGAATTGGAAGCTTCTTCGGAAATGTTTGGGGAGGAATTTCCTCAACCGTTCAAGGGTGGTTTTCTTAA
- a CDS encoding LysM peptidoglycan-binding domain-containing protein has protein sequence MQIHVVQENQTLTSIARTYGTTAKDIAEANEIPNPNNLVVGQTMVIPIIGQFYWVQSGDSLYSISRKFSISFQELAAVNGISVNTPLQIGFRLYIPPRPKPKAEFNAYVEPRGTSVAPNLEASAREAAPYLTYLAPFSFQALRDGSLKEPLLNNFPAIARANQNVLMMVITNQENDQFNDELGRILLNNIPIQDKFLNNIVTTAKKYGFKDIHFDFEFLRPEDREAYNRFLRKAKARFQQEGWLLSTALAPKTSATQKGKWYEAHDYKAHGEIADFVVIMTYEWGYSGGPAMAVSPIGPVRRVLEYAITEIPSSKILMGQNLYGYDWTLPFVPGSVAKAVSPQQAIQLAAAHNVPIQYDSRSQAPFFNYTDNEGKKHEVWFEDARSIQAKFNLIKELKLRGMSYWKLGLSFPQNWLLITENFEVVKRA, from the coding sequence TTGCAAATTCATGTTGTACAAGAAAATCAAACATTAACAAGTATTGCACGAACTTACGGAACAACTGCCAAAGACATTGCAGAAGCAAATGAAATTCCTAATCCGAACAATTTAGTGGTCGGACAGACAATGGTTATTCCTATTATTGGACAATTTTACTGGGTGCAGAGTGGTGATAGCTTATATTCCATTTCAAGGAAATTCAGTATTTCCTTTCAGGAGCTAGCAGCGGTTAATGGAATTTCTGTTAATACCCCGCTTCAAATTGGATTTCGACTCTATATTCCACCTCGGCCCAAGCCAAAAGCAGAATTTAATGCTTATGTAGAACCTAGAGGAACATCCGTTGCACCAAATCTAGAAGCAAGCGCACGGGAAGCAGCACCTTATTTAACTTACTTAGCCCCATTCAGCTTTCAAGCACTTCGTGACGGATCACTAAAAGAACCATTATTAAATAATTTCCCAGCCATAGCCAGAGCTAATCAAAATGTTTTGATGATGGTCATTACAAATCAAGAGAACGATCAATTTAATGACGAGCTTGGCCGTATTCTTCTAAATAATATTCCCATACAAGATAAATTTTTAAATAACATTGTCACAACGGCAAAAAAATATGGATTTAAAGATATTCATTTCGATTTCGAATTTTTGCGCCCAGAGGATCGTGAAGCTTATAACCGGTTTTTAAGGAAAGCAAAGGCAAGATTTCAACAAGAGGGTTGGCTGCTTTCTACAGCTCTTGCACCTAAAACAAGTGCAACTCAAAAAGGCAAATGGTATGAGGCACATGACTATAAAGCACATGGAGAAATTGCGGATTTCGTCGTTATCATGACATATGAATGGGGATATAGCGGAGGTCCAGCCATGGCAGTTTCCCCTATTGGTCCAGTTAGAAGAGTTTTAGAATATGCCATAACCGAGATCCCGTCATCAAAAATTTTAATGGGGCAGAATCTATATGGATATGACTGGACATTGCCCTTTGTTCCAGGGTCGGTTGCAAAAGCAGTCAGCCCACAGCAAGCCATTCAACTTGCTGCAGCACATAATGTCCCTATCCAGTATGATTCAAGATCCCAAGCGCCATTCTTTAACTATACTGATAACGAAGGAAAAAAACATGAAGTCTGGTTTGAAGATGCTAGGTCCATTCAAGCTAAATTCAATTTAATTAAAGAATTAAAACTAAGAGGAATGAGTTATTGGAAGCTCGGACTCTCCTTCCCACAAAACTGGTTATTAATTACCGAAAATTTTGAGGTAGTAAAAAGAGCCTGA
- the guaB gene encoding IMP dehydrogenase, protein MWESKFVKEGLTFDDVLLVPAKSEVLPRDVDLSVKLTEKIKLNIPLISAGMDTVTEADMAIAMARQGGLGVIHKNMSIEQQAEQVDKVKRSESGVITDPFFLTPEQQVFDAEHLMGKYRISGVPIVNNHEEQKLVGILTNRDLRFISDYSIIISDVMTKENLVTAPVGTTLADAESILQKHKIEKLPLVDSKGILKGLITIKDIEKVIEFPNSAKDQQGRLLVGAAVGVTKDTMKRVELLVKSQVDVIVVDTAHGHSKGVLDTVREIRNAYPDLAIIAGNVATAEATKDLIEAGADIVKVGIGPGSICTTRVVAGVGVPQITAVYDCATEARKHGKAIIADGGIKYSGDIVKALAAGGHVVMLGSLLAGVSESPGETEIFQGRRFKVYRGMGSVAAMEKGSKDRYFQEDNKKFVPEGIEGRLPYKGPLTDTIYQLVGGLRSGMGYCGTKDLTELRENAQFVKMTGAGLRESHPHDVQITKEAPNYSL, encoded by the coding sequence ATGTGGGAAAGTAAGTTTGTAAAAGAGGGTTTAACATTTGATGATGTGTTGCTTGTTCCTGCCAAATCAGAGGTTCTTCCACGAGATGTCGATTTAAGCGTTAAATTAACTGAGAAGATTAAGCTTAATATTCCACTAATTAGTGCAGGTATGGATACTGTAACTGAAGCTGATATGGCTATTGCAATGGCCCGTCAAGGCGGACTAGGAGTTATTCATAAAAATATGTCAATCGAGCAGCAAGCTGAACAGGTTGATAAAGTGAAGCGCTCAGAGAGTGGCGTCATTACAGACCCATTTTTCCTTACCCCAGAACAACAAGTTTTTGATGCTGAACATTTAATGGGAAAATATCGTATTTCCGGTGTTCCGATCGTCAATAATCATGAAGAACAGAAACTTGTTGGGATATTAACGAACCGAGACCTTCGATTTATTTCTGATTACTCAATTATCATTTCCGATGTTATGACTAAAGAAAATCTTGTAACTGCACCTGTTGGAACTACTTTAGCAGATGCAGAAAGTATTCTTCAAAAACATAAAATTGAAAAGCTCCCACTTGTTGATAGTAAAGGGATTCTTAAAGGTTTAATTACCATTAAGGATATTGAAAAAGTTATTGAATTCCCTAATTCTGCAAAGGACCAACAAGGAAGATTATTAGTTGGGGCAGCTGTTGGAGTCACAAAAGACACAATGAAGCGAGTAGAATTGCTTGTTAAATCTCAAGTGGATGTTATTGTCGTTGATACAGCTCATGGGCATTCTAAGGGTGTATTGGATACAGTCCGAGAGATTCGCAACGCATACCCAGACCTTGCAATCATTGCAGGAAATGTAGCTACTGCAGAAGCTACAAAGGATTTGATCGAGGCTGGAGCAGATATTGTGAAAGTAGGAATCGGGCCTGGATCCATTTGTACAACTCGAGTGGTTGCTGGTGTAGGTGTTCCACAAATAACAGCTGTTTATGATTGTGCTACAGAGGCAAGGAAGCATGGAAAAGCGATTATTGCTGATGGCGGAATCAAGTATTCAGGTGATATCGTTAAAGCACTTGCTGCTGGAGGACATGTTGTAATGCTCGGAAGCTTATTAGCAGGTGTATCCGAAAGCCCTGGAGAGACAGAAATTTTCCAAGGACGCCGTTTCAAGGTTTACCGTGGAATGGGTTCTGTTGCAGCTATGGAAAAAGGTTCAAAAGACCGTTATTTCCAAGAAGATAATAAAAAATTTGTTCCAGAAGGTATTGAAGGCCGTCTGCCATATAAAGGACCATTAACAGATACAATCTATCAGCTTGTAGGCGGATTACGTTCAGGAATGGGCTATTGTGGAACAAAAGACTTAACCGAATTAAGAGAAAATGCTCAGTTTGTAAAAATGACGGGTGCGGGCCTTAGAGAAAGTCATCCGCATGATGTTCAAATTACAAAAGAAGCTCCAAATTATTCATTATAA
- the serS gene encoding serine--tRNA ligase, translated as MLDIKYLRANFQEVKEKLKHRGEDLTDLGKFEDLDTKRRELIVQAEQLKSKRNEVSQQVAALKRDKQDADHLIVEMREVGDQIKTLDDELRSVEEVLDQLLLSIPNIPHESVPVGETEDDNIEAWKWGEIREFEFEPKPHWDVADQLKILDFERAGKVTGSRFVFYKGLGARLERALFNFMLDLHTDEHGYKEVLPPYLVNRASMTGTGQLPKFEEDAFLIGNEDYFLIPTAEVPVTNMHRDEILTGENLPINYAAFSACFRSEAGSAGRDTRGLIRQHQFNKVELVKFVKPEDSYDELEKLTKNAEKVLQLLGLPYRVMSMCTGDLGFTAAKKYDIEVWIPSYGTYREISSCSNFESFQARRANIRFRREPKGKPEHVHTLNGSGLAIGRTVAAILENYQQEDGSVIIPEVLRPYMGNRDVIKPE; from the coding sequence ATGTTGGACATTAAGTATTTAAGGGCTAATTTTCAAGAAGTGAAAGAGAAGCTTAAGCATAGGGGAGAGGATTTAACCGATCTAGGGAAATTTGAAGATCTAGATACGAAACGTCGAGAGTTAATTGTTCAGGCGGAGCAGCTGAAGAGTAAACGGAATGAAGTATCTCAGCAAGTGGCGGCATTAAAGCGTGATAAACAGGATGCGGATCATCTAATTGTTGAGATGAGAGAAGTCGGAGATCAAATCAAGACACTTGATGATGAACTCCGAAGTGTAGAAGAAGTATTGGATCAATTATTACTCAGCATTCCGAATATTCCACATGAAAGTGTTCCGGTTGGGGAAACTGAAGATGATAATATTGAAGCTTGGAAATGGGGCGAAATTCGCGAGTTTGAATTCGAACCTAAACCACATTGGGATGTTGCTGACCAGCTGAAAATTCTTGATTTTGAAAGAGCTGGAAAAGTGACAGGAAGCCGTTTTGTTTTCTATAAAGGCTTAGGCGCTCGCTTAGAACGTGCATTATTCAACTTCATGCTCGATCTTCATACAGATGAACATGGCTATAAAGAAGTCCTACCGCCGTATCTTGTCAATCGTGCTAGTATGACAGGAACAGGGCAGCTTCCTAAATTTGAAGAAGATGCTTTCCTTATAGGAAACGAGGATTACTTCTTAATTCCAACTGCGGAAGTACCAGTAACGAATATGCATCGAGATGAAATTCTCACTGGAGAGAATCTCCCGATTAACTATGCTGCCTTTAGTGCGTGCTTCCGGTCAGAAGCAGGTTCTGCTGGCCGCGATACTCGCGGACTTATTCGCCAGCACCAATTTAATAAAGTTGAGTTGGTGAAATTTGTTAAACCTGAAGATTCTTATGATGAATTAGAAAAATTAACAAAGAATGCTGAGAAGGTATTACAGCTATTAGGACTTCCATATCGAGTAATGAGCATGTGTACAGGGGATCTTGGTTTCACAGCTGCGAAAAAGTATGATATTGAGGTATGGATTCCAAGCTATGGCACATATAGAGAAATTTCTTCTTGCAGTAATTTTGAAAGCTTCCAAGCAAGACGTGCAAATATTCGCTTCCGTCGTGAGCCGAAAGGAAAGCCAGAGCATGTTCATACATTAAATGGATCTGGACTCGCGATTGGCCGTACGGTAGCAGCTATATTAGAAAATTATCAACAGGAAGATGGTAGTGTTATCATTCCTGAGGTATTACGCCCTTATATGGGAAACCGAGATGTCATTAAACCTGAATAG
- a CDS encoding deoxynucleoside kinase encodes MSLRNKYGIPSNAVITVAGTVGVGKSTMTNALAKALHFRTSFEKVDSNPYLDKFYADFDRWSFHLQIYFLAERFKEQKRIFEYGGGFIQDRSIYEDTGIFAKMHYEKGTMSKVDYETYTSLFEAMVMTPYFPHPDLLIYIEGSLDDILSRIQERGRPMEQQTPISYWEEMHKRYENWINTFNACPVLRLNINDYDIIEDENSIEPILERISIFLKQTQLLKK; translated from the coding sequence ATGAGTTTACGTAACAAATATGGGATTCCTTCGAATGCTGTCATTACTGTAGCTGGTACAGTAGGAGTCGGAAAATCTACCATGACGAATGCCCTTGCTAAGGCACTTCATTTCCGCACATCTTTTGAAAAAGTCGATTCTAATCCATACTTGGATAAATTTTATGCAGACTTCGATCGCTGGAGCTTTCATTTACAAATTTACTTTCTAGCTGAACGCTTTAAGGAGCAGAAACGTATTTTTGAATATGGAGGCGGTTTCATTCAAGATCGCTCGATTTACGAAGATACTGGAATTTTTGCCAAGATGCATTATGAAAAAGGCACAATGTCAAAGGTAGACTATGAAACATACACAAGTCTTTTTGAAGCGATGGTCATGACACCTTATTTCCCACACCCGGACCTTCTCATCTATATTGAAGGCTCCCTTGATGATATTTTATCGCGTATCCAAGAAAGAGGACGCCCAATGGAACAACAGACACCCATTTCCTATTGGGAGGAAATGCATAAGCGCTATGAAAATTGGATTAATACGTTTAATGCATGCCCTGTTCTTCGTTTAAATATTAATGATTATGACATTATCGAGGATGAAAATTCAATTGAGCCAATCCTTGAACGCATTTCTATATTTCTCAAACAAACGCAATTGTTAAAAAAATAG
- the tadA gene encoding tRNA adenosine(34) deaminase TadA: MNKMVLQNDHIDEIFMLEAIKEAKKAEQIKEVPIGAIIVHNGEIIAKAHNLRESNQNAIAHAELLAIDQACKKLGTWRLEDAVLYVTLEPCPMCAGAIMLSRIKTVVYGAKDPKGGCAGTFMNLLQDERFNHQSDVVSGVLEKECGDLLSAFFKSLRERKKEEKKRRQLQLDTNAGIDSE; this comes from the coding sequence ATGAATAAAATGGTTTTGCAGAACGATCATATAGATGAAATATTTATGCTTGAAGCTATAAAAGAAGCAAAAAAGGCTGAACAGATAAAGGAAGTCCCGATTGGGGCTATTATTGTCCATAATGGAGAGATCATTGCAAAAGCACATAATTTAAGGGAATCAAACCAAAATGCTATTGCTCATGCGGAATTGCTTGCGATTGATCAAGCTTGTAAGAAGCTTGGGACGTGGAGACTAGAGGATGCTGTTCTATACGTCACACTTGAGCCATGCCCGATGTGTGCGGGAGCAATCATGCTTTCTCGGATTAAAACAGTCGTTTATGGTGCGAAGGATCCAAAGGGCGGCTGTGCTGGTACGTTTATGAACCTTCTTCAAGATGAACGCTTTAATCATCAGAGTGATGTTGTGTCAGGAGTCCTTGAAAAAGAGTGTGGGGACCTTCTATCTGCTTTCTTTAAAAGTTTACGCGAGCGGAAAAAGGAAGAGAAAAAGAGGAGACAGCTGCAATTGGATACAAATGCAGGAATTGACAGTGAATAG